In a genomic window of Dyadobacter fermentans DSM 18053:
- a CDS encoding RNA polymerase sigma factor, with translation MHELGDLSDRQLLEMFQEGSVAAFEEIHRRYFRRLYAHAFKMLGNAEDAQDVVQEVFISLWAKGAGVRLHTGLAGYLFTSVRNRVLNLIEQKTVYQHHIDGLAAFLRENPAPAGDPDEEILFSLLEAEIENLPRKMKEVFELRRKGEMSYAEIADQLALSDHTVKKQISNAIKILRDRLVQWKSQLVVLFF, from the coding sequence GTGCATGAGTTAGGAGATTTATCGGATCGGCAGTTGCTGGAAATGTTCCAGGAAGGCTCCGTGGCGGCATTTGAAGAAATACACCGGCGTTATTTCAGGCGGCTCTACGCGCATGCCTTCAAAATGCTCGGTAATGCGGAAGATGCGCAGGATGTGGTGCAGGAGGTGTTTATCAGCTTGTGGGCCAAAGGGGCGGGCGTCCGGCTGCATACCGGTTTGGCGGGTTATCTGTTCACATCGGTGCGCAACCGCGTGCTGAACCTCATTGAGCAAAAGACGGTTTACCAGCATCATATCGATGGCCTGGCGGCGTTTCTGCGTGAAAATCCGGCTCCGGCCGGCGACCCGGATGAAGAAATTCTGTTCTCGCTTCTCGAAGCGGAAATAGAAAACCTGCCGCGCAAAATGAAGGAAGTTTTCGAGCTGCGCAGAAAGGGGGAAATGTCCTATGCCGAGATCGCCGATCAACTTGCATTGTCCGATCACACTGTAAAAAAGCAGATTAGTAATGCAATTAAGATACTGAGGGACAGGTTGGTACAATGGAAATCCCAGTTGGTAGTGCTATTTTTTTAA